Proteins encoded by one window of Lacipirellulaceae bacterium:
- a CDS encoding NAD-dependent deacylase: MKEHLDPVAEKIAQWLKEAEHAVVFTGAGISTESGIPDFRSPGGVWSKYRTVYYDEFLADADARHEYWRQKAEGHQEFADAQPNDGHKTLAKWERLGLIRGVITQNIDGLHQLAGNQATLELHGTARQVQCQDCGARYDAAPLVDEFLKTDRVPACRDCAKGRLKHATVSFGQSLPVEVFQQSAAWSRQADLFLAIGSSLVVSPAADLPALATRSGSRLVIINRDSTPLDHLADEVIRESIGETLLSVDRYLE; the protein is encoded by the coding sequence ATGAAAGAGCATCTCGATCCTGTCGCCGAGAAGATTGCTCAGTGGCTGAAAGAGGCCGAGCATGCCGTTGTGTTTACGGGAGCAGGGATCAGCACGGAGAGCGGCATCCCTGACTTTCGCTCGCCCGGCGGGGTCTGGTCGAAGTATCGGACCGTCTACTACGACGAGTTTCTAGCCGATGCCGACGCACGGCACGAGTATTGGCGGCAGAAGGCCGAGGGGCATCAAGAGTTTGCCGACGCACAGCCCAACGACGGCCATAAGACCCTCGCCAAATGGGAACGGCTCGGTTTGATTCGCGGAGTCATCACCCAGAACATTGACGGTTTGCACCAACTGGCCGGCAATCAGGCGACTCTCGAGTTGCACGGAACCGCCCGACAAGTTCAATGCCAGGACTGTGGCGCGCGGTACGACGCGGCCCCCCTCGTGGATGAATTTCTCAAAACGGATCGCGTTCCTGCTTGTCGCGATTGCGCGAAAGGGCGGCTCAAACATGCGACGGTCTCCTTCGGTCAATCGCTGCCGGTTGAGGTGTTTCAGCAGTCTGCCGCTTGGTCCCGCCAAGCTGATCTTTTCTTGGCAATCGGCTCGTCGCTGGTTGTCTCGCCGGCAGCCGACTTACCAGCCCTCGCCACGCGAAGCGGCAGCCGACTGGTGATTATCAATCGCGACAGCACTCCGCTCGATCACCTTGCCGATGAGGTGATCCGGGAATCGATTGGTGAAACGCTGTTGAGCGTTGATCGATACTTAGAGTGA
- a CDS encoding DUF5060 domain-containing protein, with the protein MKPCVNFGISAALAISILSVTAKASDLSVTGELQQWHKVTLTLAGPEASEEGDPNPFLDFRLQVKFHHAESGLTYNVPGYFAADGDAANTSASTGNKWRAHLAPDHAGEWTYEVSFRAGPSVAISDDAGPGSAVEGVDGLKGTFKIEATDKKGRDLRGKGRLDYVGKHHLQFAGTGEFFLKAGADAPENFLAYEEFDGDFKTDGHKDQLVKNWGPHIKDWQPGDPTWQEGKGKGIIGAINYLASQGLNVFSFITLNIIGDDRNVFPYTNYDERMRIDCSRMDQWEIVFSHGQKMGMYLHFKTQEAENVNLLDNGELGPQRKLYYRELIARFGHHLALNWNLGEEVGLGHKVSTEKKVAWSNYFWTHDPYRHHQVIHNGNNHYDMLGDASKLTGFSLQTSQPDFSHVHGSTLRYLNKSVQAGKPWVVACDEPGDAQHSLVTDAENPTHDNARKNALWGNLMAGGAGVEWYFGYKHPHSDLTCQDFRVRENMWTQSRLALQFFKDHEIPFWKMKNANKKLSTKNAYCLQEPGKLYLVFRKEQGDLSLDLTGAEGAFSVEWFNPREGGPLASDSVKEVKGGGQVDLGNPPSEPEQDWLAVVRISEPSKN; encoded by the coding sequence ATGAAGCCTTGCGTCAACTTTGGGATCAGCGCAGCTCTCGCAATATCGATTCTGTCCGTAACGGCTAAAGCATCTGACTTATCGGTCACGGGCGAACTGCAGCAGTGGCATAAAGTGACGCTGACACTCGCCGGTCCTGAGGCCTCAGAAGAGGGCGATCCGAATCCGTTTCTCGATTTTCGTCTGCAGGTGAAATTCCACCACGCGGAATCAGGGCTGACTTACAACGTACCGGGCTATTTCGCAGCGGACGGTGATGCGGCCAATACTTCGGCCAGTACAGGGAACAAGTGGCGTGCGCACCTCGCGCCCGACCACGCTGGCGAGTGGACCTACGAAGTTTCGTTTCGAGCAGGACCGAGCGTTGCCATTTCTGACGATGCCGGCCCAGGATCAGCCGTCGAAGGCGTTGACGGACTGAAGGGGACTTTCAAGATTGAAGCGACCGATAAAAAGGGTCGCGATCTGCGTGGCAAAGGTCGCCTCGATTACGTCGGAAAGCATCATCTGCAGTTTGCCGGTACGGGAGAGTTCTTTCTGAAAGCTGGTGCCGACGCGCCGGAGAACTTCCTTGCTTATGAGGAGTTCGATGGCGATTTCAAAACCGACGGCCATAAAGATCAGCTCGTCAAGAACTGGGGACCCCATATTAAAGATTGGCAACCGGGAGATCCCACATGGCAGGAGGGGAAAGGGAAAGGAATCATCGGAGCAATCAACTATCTCGCGTCGCAAGGTTTAAATGTGTTCTCATTCATCACGCTCAACATCATCGGCGACGACCGCAACGTGTTTCCCTATACGAACTATGATGAGCGGATGCGAATTGATTGCTCGCGAATGGATCAGTGGGAGATCGTCTTCAGCCACGGCCAGAAGATGGGTATGTACCTGCACTTCAAGACGCAGGAAGCAGAGAACGTGAATCTCTTGGACAACGGCGAACTGGGTCCGCAGCGAAAGCTGTATTACCGAGAACTCATCGCCCGGTTCGGACATCACTTAGCTTTGAACTGGAACCTTGGCGAAGAGGTCGGACTTGGGCACAAGGTCAGCACCGAGAAAAAGGTCGCCTGGAGTAACTATTTCTGGACGCATGATCCGTATCGACACCATCAGGTCATTCATAACGGCAACAACCACTACGATATGCTGGGCGACGCCTCGAAGCTGACCGGATTCTCGCTGCAGACAAGCCAGCCGGACTTTAGCCATGTGCATGGAAGCACGTTACGGTATCTCAACAAGTCTGTTCAGGCGGGTAAGCCTTGGGTCGTGGCTTGTGACGAGCCCGGTGATGCTCAACATTCCTTGGTGACCGACGCGGAAAACCCAACCCACGACAACGCACGCAAGAATGCCTTGTGGGGGAACCTAATGGCTGGTGGTGCGGGGGTCGAGTGGTACTTCGGCTACAAGCATCCCCATAGCGATCTGACCTGCCAGGACTTCCGCGTGCGAGAGAACATGTGGACGCAAAGCCGCCTTGCCTTGCAGTTCTTCAAAGATCACGAGATTCCTTTTTGGAAGATGAAGAACGCGAACAAGAAGCTCTCAACCAAGAACGCTTATTGCTTGCAGGAGCCTGGCAAGCTGTACTTGGTTTTTCGTAAGGAGCAGGGTGATCTCTCGCTCGATCTCACAGGTGCCGAAGGCGCGTTCAGCGTCGAGTGGTTCAACCCGCGCGAAGGCGGGCCTTTGGCGTCTGATTCTGTGAAAGAAGTGAAAGGCGGCGGCCAAGTCGACCTTGGCAACCCGCCAAGCGAACCAGAGCAAGACTGGCTGGCTGTGGTTCGGATCAGTGAGCCATCGAAGAACTAG
- a CDS encoding PEP-CTERM sorting domain-containing protein (PEP-CTERM proteins occur, often in large numbers, in the proteomes of bacteria that also encode an exosortase, a predicted intramembrane cysteine proteinase. The presence of a PEP-CTERM domain at a protein's C-terminus predicts cleavage within the sorting domain, followed by covalent anchoring to some some component of the (usually Gram-negative) cell surface. Many PEP-CTERM proteins exhibit an unusual sequence composition that includes large numbers of potential glycosylation sites. Expression of one such protein has been shown restore the ability of a bacterium to form floc, a type of biofilm.), with amino-acid sequence MTQPTSRSIFVLLAFAFTCGQCDTSFALSTSFSSVDLDLEDPSTGNNRFETLFQITEPGLGVDIEGGPVTVDYIDENQTGIQVDLDIDFSDLDNPFASSIEFVGEPGDISHVFTGGAIEVLFNNGLISIDADVVPNGIKGFLRTQGGPIAVNPDGSFESGNTNLVARQGTVDIDGTLTSFLGAVPIDETFSLADTPVDQFNDSISTGVVNDVQIDFVGIDGDERVYSVAVTTLLENTQLPFDDNGFNLIIDITGTFRGVGEIRIAAVPEPASATCLLLTMTGAAVLRRRRQ; translated from the coding sequence ATGACTCAACCAACTTCCCGTTCCATCTTCGTTCTTTTGGCGTTCGCCTTTACCTGCGGCCAGTGTGATACCAGCTTTGCACTCAGCACCAGTTTCTCTTCGGTTGATCTGGATTTGGAGGATCCGTCAACAGGGAATAACCGTTTCGAGACGCTCTTCCAGATCACCGAGCCCGGACTTGGGGTCGATATCGAGGGTGGGCCCGTCACCGTCGATTACATTGACGAGAACCAGACGGGCATCCAAGTCGATTTGGATATCGACTTCTCCGACCTCGACAATCCATTTGCCAGCAGCATTGAATTCGTTGGCGAGCCGGGTGATATTTCGCACGTGTTCACCGGCGGTGCGATTGAGGTCTTGTTCAACAACGGGCTCATCAGTATCGATGCTGATGTCGTCCCCAACGGCATCAAGGGTTTCTTGCGTACGCAAGGGGGACCGATTGCTGTGAACCCGGACGGATCGTTCGAGTCTGGAAATACGAATCTGGTCGCTCGACAGGGGACGGTTGATATCGACGGAACGCTCACCTCGTTCCTGGGGGCCGTCCCCATTGACGAGACCTTTAGTCTGGCCGACACGCCGGTCGATCAATTCAACGATTCCATTTCGACGGGGGTCGTCAACGATGTGCAAATTGACTTCGTGGGAATCGATGGGGACGAACGCGTTTATAGCGTTGCGGTGACCACCCTCCTAGAAAACACCCAACTTCCGTTTGACGACAACGGGTTCAATCTGATCATCGACATCACGGGCACCTTTCGGGGAGTCGGTGAGATTCGGATTGCCGCCGTCCCCGAACCCGCGTCAGCAACCTGCTTGCTGCTGACGATGACCGGTGCTGCCGTACTCCGACGCCGTCGACAGTGA
- a CDS encoding response regulator transcription factor, giving the protein MATASNHPPSIRVVLVEDHAMFRQGLVALFNDQPNLEVVGEAVSAEEGISLLMDLKPDVAVIDLRLEGKSGIELLKEWRKAEPTSAAVILTSSRKPEHAVSAAEAGALGYVLKDEVFADLTRAVEEAYQGRRFYSAGVSNLLVGHQVEPAPSLSARELEVLNAVANGDTNKRIASKLGISVKTVESHRSNIMRKLEVGSVAELVRTAIDLELIDSQ; this is encoded by the coding sequence GTGGCAACTGCTTCCAACCACCCGCCGTCGATTCGCGTTGTTCTCGTCGAAGATCACGCCATGTTTCGGCAAGGGCTGGTCGCGTTATTCAACGATCAGCCCAACTTGGAAGTCGTGGGTGAAGCGGTCAGTGCTGAGGAGGGGATCTCGCTCCTGATGGATCTCAAGCCTGACGTCGCTGTGATTGATTTGCGATTAGAGGGGAAATCGGGAATCGAACTGCTGAAAGAGTGGCGCAAGGCGGAGCCTACCTCCGCGGCGGTTATCCTCACCAGCAGCCGCAAGCCCGAACACGCCGTAAGTGCTGCGGAGGCCGGAGCGTTGGGTTATGTGCTCAAGGACGAGGTGTTTGCTGACCTAACGCGGGCCGTTGAGGAGGCTTATCAGGGGCGGCGATTTTACAGCGCGGGTGTCTCGAACCTTTTGGTTGGTCACCAAGTCGAGCCCGCTCCCAGCCTTTCCGCACGCGAATTGGAAGTGCTCAACGCCGTTGCCAATGGCGACACGAACAAGCGCATCGCTTCTAAGCTGGGCATTAGCGTGAAGACGGTCGAGTCGCATCGCTCGAACATCATGCGCAAACTCGAGGTGGGCAGTGTGGCTGAATTGGTCCGTACGGCGATTGATCTTGAGCTGATTGACTCGCAATAG
- a CDS encoding histidine kinase, with translation MTKFSASFALPLLGLCLLLGGSAWAEDSLPLEGVLRVSLDDEPSYAEIELATDGWNTANFPGVWPVPRERGGFQALWGRFEFQVPLDFSTQGMGLSLGVVYRNDQVFLNGQPIGSTGEIGWGKPLLDPTVRVYPIPEGLLIPGEQNVLSMRVQRSVGEAIEVVGPVTIGPYEQLLQRMRPEERFYRVVRGIDLGVSAVFVLAALILWVLIKERDVLALFVSEVLLFCSPLNLTLANFYEGKGETISLLNRILGVTAGVLSTVALLIYVVLLFRQRMPKWTWVCVAPCVAVLTIRWIFPESFVGPSTALGVGLTIASRTSSMLVLIMMTTVVGIAVYRRKPGSIPVATGLATVIWLAAQYPLDTPWLSPNGLWRWLFPLSMMWIFRFSMLLGAVSSYHSAQRNVNQLSQRVLSAQEQERQRLSRELHDGVAQSLQASRLEAQRLSQKASDASPELAESVQSLAEGLGQATEELRDVSHDLQPTFLFDRTLGESIRWYAEQLSHRVGLRTEVNAPEDRDVPSSMKSHLYRIVQEALTNAFRHGEAKQAWVTLQPLPAGWGLRIEDNGSGFSEGHESSEEQGPSAGQGLLNIRDRAMLLGGMSRIRRREPRGVVVEVDLPLTI, from the coding sequence ATGACGAAGTTTTCTGCCTCCTTCGCTCTACCGCTCCTCGGACTGTGTTTGCTGCTTGGTGGATCGGCCTGGGCTGAAGATTCATTGCCTCTAGAGGGAGTGCTTCGCGTCAGCCTTGATGACGAACCCTCCTACGCGGAGATCGAGTTAGCCACTGACGGTTGGAATACAGCAAACTTCCCGGGGGTGTGGCCGGTGCCCAGGGAGCGTGGCGGTTTTCAGGCGCTTTGGGGGCGATTTGAGTTTCAGGTGCCGCTGGATTTTTCTACTCAAGGGATGGGGCTCTCCTTGGGCGTTGTTTATCGTAACGACCAAGTCTTTCTCAATGGTCAGCCGATTGGAAGCACGGGCGAGATTGGTTGGGGAAAGCCTCTACTAGATCCCACCGTACGCGTGTATCCGATTCCTGAGGGGCTGCTCATTCCCGGTGAGCAAAACGTGCTGAGCATGCGAGTGCAGCGATCGGTGGGTGAAGCAATTGAAGTGGTCGGGCCAGTCACAATCGGGCCGTACGAGCAATTGCTGCAACGGATGCGCCCTGAAGAACGGTTCTATCGAGTCGTCCGCGGGATCGATCTGGGTGTTTCGGCGGTGTTCGTCTTGGCGGCACTGATTCTTTGGGTGTTGATCAAAGAGCGCGACGTGTTGGCACTTTTCGTTTCTGAGGTATTGCTGTTCTGTTCGCCTCTCAATTTAACGCTTGCGAATTTCTATGAAGGCAAGGGAGAGACAATCTCGCTGCTGAATCGCATTCTCGGCGTGACTGCCGGGGTGCTTTCGACCGTGGCGTTGTTGATCTATGTTGTCTTGCTTTTTCGACAACGCATGCCGAAGTGGACTTGGGTTTGTGTCGCCCCTTGTGTGGCGGTGTTGACCATTCGCTGGATTTTCCCCGAGTCGTTCGTTGGCCCTTCAACGGCACTGGGCGTGGGATTAACGATCGCGTCGCGGACCAGTTCGATGCTGGTGTTGATCATGATGACCACGGTGGTTGGCATTGCCGTGTATCGGAGGAAGCCGGGGTCGATCCCCGTCGCGACGGGCCTGGCAACGGTGATTTGGCTCGCGGCACAATACCCTTTGGATACGCCGTGGCTTTCGCCGAACGGTCTGTGGCGTTGGCTGTTTCCACTCTCGATGATGTGGATTTTTCGGTTCAGCATGTTGCTGGGTGCCGTTTCCTCCTACCACAGCGCCCAGCGGAACGTGAATCAGCTCTCGCAACGAGTTCTCTCCGCGCAAGAGCAAGAACGTCAACGTCTTTCGCGAGAGTTGCATGACGGTGTCGCGCAATCTCTGCAGGCTTCGCGGCTTGAAGCGCAACGGCTTAGTCAGAAAGCTTCGGACGCTTCTCCGGAACTTGCCGAGAGCGTTCAATCGCTTGCCGAAGGACTTGGCCAAGCGACTGAGGAGCTGCGCGATGTGTCGCACGATCTTCAGCCGACGTTTTTGTTCGATCGAACCTTGGGCGAATCAATCCGCTGGTATGCGGAGCAACTGAGCCATCGGGTCGGGCTCAGAACGGAAGTCAATGCTCCCGAAGATCGCGACGTGCCTAGCTCGATGAAGTCGCACCTATACCGAATTGTGCAAGAAGCGCTGACCAACGCCTTCCGACACGGCGAGGCGAAGCAGGCGTGGGTCACGTTGCAGCCTTTGCCCGCGGGTTGGGGACTTCGGATCGAAGACAACGGCAGCGGCTTTTCTGAAGGTCATGAATCGTCCGAGGAGCAGGGGCCATCGGCAGGACAGGGGCTGTTGAACATTCGCGACCGGGCGATGTTGCTGGGCGGGATGAGCCGGATTCGTCGTCGCGAACCACGGGGCGTCGTGGTCGAGGTAGATTTACCGCTGACGATTTGA